A stretch of the Channa argus isolate prfri chromosome 9, Channa argus male v1.0, whole genome shotgun sequence genome encodes the following:
- the cxcr2 gene encoding C-X-C chemokine receptor type 1, with amino-acid sequence MKLQLFILCIWNLLVLKSQEVDKDINNGGDFEDFYSNSNSTFSEYDGEESSPCNVFVPGFNSLGLLITYVIVFVFSMIGNGVVVYVVCYMKKGRASTDIYLMHLALADLIFSLTLPFWAVYKHFGWIFGNILCKLLSGFQEAAVYSGVFLLACISVDRYFAIVRATRLLSSHHLLVKVVYSVVWLVAGVLSLPVLIQRESIPDEDLGHICYENLTGESSDHWRVSLRVLRHTVGFFLPLAVMAVCYFWTVVTLFHTRNQQKHKAMRVILAVVVVFILCWLPYNITVLIDTLIRFGAIEVETCTTLYVMEVTLNVTEVLAFVHCAVNPVLYAFIGEKFRNQLLLVLYKRGLISKRIHMAYRKSSVNSTGSIRSRITSVTM; translated from the exons ATGAAGCTACAACTTTTCATCCTTTGTATTTGGAACCTTTTGGTTCTAAAAAGTCAAGAAGTGGACAAAGACATAAACAAT ggaGGTGACTTCGAGGATTTCTACTCTAATTCTAACTCTACGTTTTCTGAATATGATGGCGAAGAATCATCTCCTTGCAATGTATTTGTGCCTGGATTCAATAGCCTGGGCCTGTTAATCACCTACGTCATCGTGTTTGTCTTCAGTATGATAGGCAACGGTGTAGTTGTCTATGTGGTCTGCTACATGAAGAAAGGCCGAGCCAGCACAGATATCTACTTGATGCATCTGGCATTGGCAGACCTCATCTTCTCTCTTACCCTTCCCTTCTGGGCTGTCTATAAACATTTTGGTTGGATCTTTGGCAACATCCTGTGCAAACTTCTGTCGGGTTTTCAGGAGGCAGCAGTATATAGTGGAGTCTTCCTGCTGGCATGCATAAGTGTGGACCGTTACTTTGCTATTGTGAGAGCCACACGTCTCCTGTCCTCGCATCACCTTTTAGTGAAAGTTGTGTACAGTGTAGTGTGGCTGGTAGCTGGAGTACTGTCCTTACCTGTGCTCATTCAAAGGGAGAGCATACCTGATGAAGATCTGGGCCACATTTGCTATGAAAACCTAACTGGTGAAAGCAGTGACCACTGGCGTGTCAGCTTGCGTGTTCTGCGTCATACAGTGGGCTTTTTCCTGCCACTGGCAGTGATGGCCGTGTGCTACTTCTGGACTGTGGTGACATTGTTTCACACACGCAATCAGCAAAAGCATAAGGCAATGCGCGTCATCCTGGCAGTAGTGGTAGTATTTATTCTATGCTGGTTGCCTTATAACATAACTGTACTGATTGACACACTCATACGATTTGGAGCAATTGAAGTGGAGACTTGTACAACTCTCTATGTGATGGAAGTGACACTAAATGTGACTGAAGTGTTGGCCTTTGTGCACTGTGCAGTGAATCCAGTGCTGTACGCCTTCATTGGGGAGAAGTTCCGTAACCAGCTGCTCTTAGTTTTGTACAAACGCGGCCTCATTAGTAAGAGGATCCACATGGCTTACAGGAAAAGCTCTGTCAACAGCACAGGGAGCATCAGATCTAGAATCACCTCTGTGACAATGTAA
- the faima gene encoding fas apoptotic inhibitory molecule a — MSSDLAGVWEVALSDGVHRIEFEHGTTTGKRVIYVDGKEVLRRDWMFKLVGKETFNVGMSDTKATINIDAVSGFAYEYTLEINGKSLKKYMENRSKVTSTWVLNLDGIDCRVVLEKDTMDVWCNGQKIETAGEFVDDGTETHFTLGDHNCCVKAVSSGKRRDGIIHTLLVDGTEIAECTE, encoded by the exons ATGTCCAGTGATCTGGCGGGTGTGTGGGAGGTGGCACTGAGTGATGGAGTCCACAGAATAGAGTTTGAACATGGTACGACCACCGGCAAGAGGGTCATCTATGTTGATGGAAAG GAGGTATTGCGACGGGACTGGATGTTCAAGCTTGTGGGGAAGGAGACATTCAATGTGGGCATGTCAGACACCAAAGCAACCATCAACATTGATGCAGTCAGTGGTTTTGCCTATGAGTACACCTTGGAGATCAATGGGAAGAGCCTGAAAAAGTACATGGAGAACAGATCAAAGGTCACCAGTACATGGGTGCTTAACTTGGATGGCATTGACTGCAGGGTGGTCCTGG AAAAAGACACCATGGATGTTTGGTGTAATGGACAAAAGATTGAAACTGCT GGAGAGTTTGTCGATGATGGCACGGAGACACATTTTACACTCGGCGACCATAACTGCTGCGTGAAGGCAGTGAGCAGCGGGAAGCGGCGAGACGGGATCATTCACACGCTGCTCGTGGATGGCACAGAGATAGCTGAATGCACAGAGTGA